TGAAGCTCTGATGAATAAATTCGGCTTTCAGTGGCCGGAGCGGCTGCGCTGCGAGGCTTTCCCAGTCCACGGAGCCGGTGAGATATGCGTCGGCCAGAACACGTCCGAACCCGGGGGCCCATCCTCGTCGTCGTCCCCCTATATGCCCGACCATGTGACCCTTCCTCCAAACATTGGCCGGCCGAACCAGCGTCCACCTCAGCAAAACCAGTACCACCAATTCTCCTGCCCAATGCAGCTGGAGGTGCCCTCCTACCTGGGCTACCGCTTCATGGGGGTCAAAGACTGCGGGGCCCCGTGTGAGCCCACTAAACCTACCGGGATCATGTATTTCCGGGAGGAAGAGGTAAAGTTCGGCCGGCTGTGGGTCGGCATCTGGTCCATCCTGTGCTGTGTGAGCACCCTGTTCACGGTGCTCACCTACCTGGTGGACATGAGGCGGTTCAGATACCCCGAGCGGCCCATCATCTTCTTATCTGGCTGTTACTTCATGGTGGCGGTGGCCTACGCTGCTGGGTTTTTCCTGGAGGATAAAGTAGTGTGTGTGGATAAATTCAAGGACGACGGCTACAGGACTGTTGCTCAAGGGACCAAGAAGGAGGGCTGCACAATCCTCTTCATGGTTCTGTACTTTTTTGGTATGGCCAGCTCCATCTGGTGGGTGATTTTGTCCCTGACCTGGTTTCTCTCCGCCGGCATGAAATGGGGACATGAGGCGATCGAGGCCAATTCCCAGTACTTCCACCTGGCCGCATGGGCTGTTCCGGCCATCAAGACCATCACCATCCTGGCCGTGGGGCAGGTGGATGGTGACGTGCTGACTGGGGTGTGTTTCGTTGGGATCTTTAACGTAGACGCCCTGCGGGGCTTCGTGCTGGCGCCACTCTTTGTCTACCTGTTCATCGGAACCTCCTTCCTGTTGGCGGGCTTCGTGTCCCTGTTTCGCATCCGCACCATCATGAAGCACGACGGCACCAAGACCGAGAAGCTGGAGAAGTTGATGGTGCGGATCGGGGTGTTCAGTGTGCTCTACACGGTACCGGCCACCATAGTGATCGCCTGTTACTTCTACGAGCAGGCCTTCAGGGAGCACTGGGAGCGAACCTGGCACATGCAGACCTGTAAGCGCTTCGCTGTACCCTGTCCGGTTCACAACTTCGCCCCCATGACCCCGGACTTCACCGTGTTTATGATCAAATACCTGATGACCATGATAGTCGGGATCACCTCGGGTTTCTGGGTCTGGTCCGGGAAGACTCTACAGTCATGGCGGAGGTTCTACAAGCGCCTTAGCAACGGTAACCATGGAGAGACAACGGTGTAAAGTTTGGAGGACGAACAGAGTCACGGAGTTTGGATGTAACAGCAGAGCAGAAGAGGTCAAATAGCtttcgtttttcttttttcttttggacgTATTTGAgtggatttttgtgttttcaggcttTTGAACACAACTGAACTTTGATCTATGTTCAATAGAAGTTGGATGaactttaaatatgtttatttttttctctttatttttttgtcagacAGCCCACACTCCTGGCTTTTGCATCTTTGGATTATAAACTGGTGCAAATGGCCACACTGGCCCCTGAACTGTAACGCCAGATTGGTGAAGTTACTTTTAGTATAAAACTTCCTATGTATTATTGATTATATTCTTAATATTACAATTTGAATGTACTTGTTGTCTACTCTGGTGAGAGTTTCTCAGTGGAAAATGACattacagaaaacactgatggGTCAAGCAGTGAGTCATTCTGTTTATGCTGCAGTAAAAAGGTCATAGGTTTGATCCCTACAGCAGCCACACCATCTGACTGTGATTTGATGAATTAGGGATACCTGTACTGTCCATGTGAATTTTAAGTTACTCTGTTTCTAGTTTAAGACAGAAAGGCTTCAATACTGTGTTCAATATTGCAGGGTACAATCTGTTTTAATCTGAGAAACAATGCATCAACGTGTGACTCCACCATAATGTGCCGAGCGGCTGCCCAAAAAATtcatttctttactttattttttcaaaacTTTCATACTGATGAATTTTTTTGCTCCTGCAGTGAATGTTCACTCCGAAGTTGAATGAAGTTATGTATTGGTTTGCACAGCTATcctaaaggtgtgtgtgttaaaaaatgaCTGACCCACCACAGGATAATCTGGATCTAACAGTTAAggagaccacacacacacacacacacacacacacacacacacacacacacacacacacacacacacacacacacacacacacacacacaggcctctACTCTGTAATGGAGACACAACAGCTcattgtttgtctctgtgtgtggtcTCTCAGCTGTTGGATCTCCCATTCAAACTCACATTTTAAGCTTATAAGATATCCAAAGCACCATTTCAAGGATTCAGATTTAAATCTTAGGAGTGGAAATGGTTGCTCAGAGTTTTTGATGTTCTTTTATCCTGGATCAAGATGACtgtacacattcacacctgtttTATGTCCACTGTTAGAGAACTCTAATTTCACTGTaagtgttaaatgttaaatggttTATACAAACTGACTGAACATTTTAGTGTATTTAATGAATCATTATTTTACAGTCTACCTTACACAAAACAGACTGCATTTATTTACCCTGCACCTGGAAACAGGACTTATGTTTGATGTTCTAAATTATGGAAACATTAAGAAAGAAGTCAGAGGTCAGAGTCACGTGGGAATAGTTTTTAATTGGAGACAGACTGTGTAGTGTTTAGTGGAGGTGGaatttgatatatatatatatatatatatatatatatatatattacaagttattaacaaacattaacaaatgttGGTTGTTGCTTGGTGGAATTGACCATTCACATGATCTAAAGTAGTTGCTCAGTTTGTGAAGAGAAAACTTTTTGTAAAAGCAGTAAAAGCAGGGAAACATGTCAACTAATTGCTCCTTACTGAGAGcctacatttatttttggagCCTAGGTACGCCttgaaattttaattaatgGGAATGAAGTTACCAAGAGCGGTTTAGTCCCTTTGATAATTGACTGTCAAATGTGTTTGCCAGAAGTGCCAGAAGCTCTTGTTTGTCGGTGTCTCAGatctacacatgcacactagACGACACACTACATAATACACTGTTAAAGCAGTCTGTATacaaaaaatgtcacatttcccATGTGAGTTTACTTCATACCTCAGCACTGGTTAAAATTAGCTTGTAGAATTGAGTTAGGAAAAAGTTGAAATCTGTACTCCACACGTGTCATCTTTCATCCATCGTGCTTTTACCTAACAAGGCAGAAATATTCTGTGTAATTGTCTTCAGACAGCTGAGATCTGCCAGTGTCAATGATACTCGactgacttttttatttgttgtatgtttCAGAAGGAATATGAGTgggtttttttgtgtctgtttttaccAGAACATATGCAACCTACCAAGTAGCCACAGTTTTAAGGCCTATTGTATTTATGGGGATactcatttttgtctttttctacttttttttttatatataagcCTGTTGTATGTGTACAGTTTGAATAAAAGCGATACGGTTTGTAATGTGTTGACCCCTGTTGTTTGTGCGTGTTTGACGGTATATTGTTAACAATAGAAGTCGACATTTTGTTGAAATACATGTGTGGTATTTACAGTTGAATAATAGAGCAGTACAAAAGCAGAGAGTCACCTGTGGAACCCTGTTGAGATGCACcctttaggttttttttttgattaCGCCCAGCCTAGATCGACCCCTGTTACTTTCACTTGCCACCTTAATGTTAACGCCAATAAAAATACTTGTCATGCATGGGCAGGACACATGATTGTAAAGACATTAGCAGTGTCACACAGACAACATTGTGAGGCAGTTAAACGGGGAATCCGGCCAATTACCGAACAATACGATTCCTACAATCCTAAATGTCACTGGTAATAAATCTGCATCattagttttgtgttattaccCTAATTGTAACAGAATGGGCAGCAGTTCTCCTGAAATCACATAAGAACGAGCCATTGTGGGTAAATGTGAATCCACCTTGATGCGTATGATTCACTCTGCTTGGTGAAGAGCGCTTCTGTTGTATGTTGATCCCAACACAACTTTGTAACATCTCCTCACACATTTATCTGCAGTGAAGATTAGTTAGTGCCACTTTACTCCTGccaaaacataaatacatgactgaaaatatttattttgatactGCAGACAGCAACACCTCTTTTAAATCTTTTGATAGAAtggacaaattaaaacaagaaaaaaaaaaacaaaaaacaaaagctatcgtaacacaaaaaaaattacatgCTTAATATTGTTAATACTAACTAGCATTAATATTAATTGTTAATGCTACATGCTCCTCATGGAACAGAAATACCTTTTTGCATAATTTCAATAACTGCTGTTGTAATTAAGCACCGCAGTGATAATTACCAGCTCAACTAATCCAACAATCTTTCTGATGAATGTTAATGGCTGTAAGATCTCTTCAGTTATACTGAGCTGAACCTAAATGTGCTACTAAATCTTTAAGTTTAGATATTAAACCTGCAGTAAACCACATAAGAACCACTGATATTTACCAAACCAAACTGATGGCTGTACTGAGAAATAAATATGAcgtactttattgattcccttggTGAAATTGTGAttgaacagctgccagacaacaacaacagtccATATCGGGGCTAC
This Anabas testudineus chromosome 21, fAnaTes1.2, whole genome shotgun sequence DNA region includes the following protein-coding sequences:
- the LOC113173566 gene encoding frizzled-7-like, yielding MAAARSTTGSVFLRIMWLLCGLCFSSTSAQHYSSESGISVPEHGFCQPISIPLCTDIAYNETIMPNLLGHTNQEDAGLEVHQFYPLVKVQCSPDLKFFLCSMYAPVCTVLEQAIPPCRSLCERARQGCEALMNKFGFQWPERLRCEAFPVHGAGEICVGQNTSEPGGPSSSSSPYMPDHVTLPPNIGRPNQRPPQQNQYHQFSCPMQLEVPSYLGYRFMGVKDCGAPCEPTKPTGIMYFREEEVKFGRLWVGIWSILCCVSTLFTVLTYLVDMRRFRYPERPIIFLSGCYFMVAVAYAAGFFLEDKVVCVDKFKDDGYRTVAQGTKKEGCTILFMVLYFFGMASSIWWVILSLTWFLSAGMKWGHEAIEANSQYFHLAAWAVPAIKTITILAVGQVDGDVLTGVCFVGIFNVDALRGFVLAPLFVYLFIGTSFLLAGFVSLFRIRTIMKHDGTKTEKLEKLMVRIGVFSVLYTVPATIVIACYFYEQAFREHWERTWHMQTCKRFAVPCPVHNFAPMTPDFTVFMIKYLMTMIVGITSGFWVWSGKTLQSWRRFYKRLSNGNHGETTV